TCAGGTCTGGTACAGAAAGAGGGGTGGGGGTGCCCCGGGGATGGGGCTCTCCCTCCTGAGCACCGCCCAGCCTTTCAGAAGCTCTAACTCCCCCAGGCCCATCCCGGGGACGCCCCCCCTTTGTGGGTCTCATCAATCACGGGCTGACCTGCTACCTCAACGCCCTGCTGCAGTGCCTCTTCGTGACCCCGGAATTCCGGGACAGGTGAGTGCCCGGCGGCCCCGGGAGGGACTGGGCGGGAGCTCTGGTCCTGGGTGAGGTGGAAGCCGGGCTGCCCTGTGGCCGCAGGGTCCAGGAGGCGCCCAGGTCCTCGCAGCTGCAGCAGGCGCTGGAGCAGATCTTCGGGGACCTGGAGGCACCCAGGTCCTCACAGCTGCAGCAGATACAGGAGCAGATGTTCGGGGGTCTGGAGGCACTCCGGTCCTCGCAGCTGCAGCAAGCGCTGGAGCAGATCTTCAGGGGCCTGGAGGCGCGGTGCTGCCCCGTGGAGACGCGGGCCCTGACCGCCTGCCTGGGCCTGGGCTGTGAGTGGACCTGGTGCTCCTGCCAGGGCCCAGGAGGCCGGGGCGGTTCCTGGGCAGAGGCGTCACCTGAGCGGGAGGGCACGCGGTCAGCATGGACCCCGTGGAGCAGGGGTGGTGTCCATGGCTGcggctctgggggtgggggtccctgGACAGTCAGAGCAGGGggaggctgcagggaggaggtggggacgCTGGGCAGCCCGGGGACCCAGAGGAGGGCTGGAGGGGGGAGGCTGCTGGAGGGGCCGCGTCGCGGTGTCCTGCCTGCTctggagtgggggaggtgggacTGAGGGCCGGGGGCAGAGAGGGCTCCGCTGGCTGAGCTGGCCCCCGCCCCCCGTGCCCTGCAGACGGCCAGCAGGACGTGGGCGAGGTGTTCCTGCTGCTGCTGGACAAGCTGGGCCGGGGCGACCTGCAGGAGGTAGGGGGCACGGGGCCTGGGTCAACCAGGGCCCCAAAGGGGCAGGATTGGGGCCTCGGTCCTGGGAGGGGGCGCTCCTGTGGCTGAAGTCCAGAGGCCTTGGCGTCTCCTGGAGGGTGGGCAGTGCACCCCGTCTCCCGTGGATCGAGGGGCTCGCAGGGCGCCGAGCAGCGTTGGCCCAGGTGGAGGGCTGGGACTGTCCACACCGGCCGTGCTGCCTGGGGCCCACCTGGGAACGGGCTGGGCCTGGAGCCTGGGGAGTGACCGCCTCCTGTGCAGCTGTTTCAGAGTGAAGTGGAGAAGGTGGTCAGGTGCACCAGGTGTGGCAGTGAGGACCACATCCCGCCCGGGGGCAGGACGCTGCTGCTCTGTATGGCCTCCCTCGCCTGCCTCTGTGGTCTGGATGGGGACGGGCAGGCACCCCGAGAGCTGCGCCGAGAGCCTGCTGGACGCACCCAGGTACCGGACCCTTCCCAGGTGGCCTGCGGGGGGAGGCCCAGGGAGCGGGTGTTCTCCAGCCCCGGGTCCCGCTTCCCTCTAGTCACCGCCAGTCTGAGCCCCATCTGTGCTGGGGGCTGCCCTGGGCAGAGATTCCTGATCGTGCCCCTGCCCTCGGGCACTCAGGAGCAGTGGGGGGCAGGCAGTGGGGGGCCCTCCTTGGTGGCTTGGGTCATGAGGTGTTGGGGATCCAGAACAGGTGTGCTTGGGGAGCATCGCAGATAGCCTTAGAGGCGGTGGGTGCCCACGGACAGTGGGGttcagggggtggggtggggtggggggctgggcttTGCAGCTTAAAGGGCCTTTTAGGGCAAACCTTGGGCCCATCAGTGGAAGCCTCGCCAGGACGATGGGCGGCAGGGGCCCTGGAGGGCTGCAGAGCACAGAGGCGGGGGcacggggtggggaaggggtacGGCACAGCCCCCCGGAGCCCCCAGCCTCTCTCCTTGGTCTCCTGCAGGACACAGGTGCCCTGAGCGGCCCCCACATCCAGCATTTCGACGAGGACGACAACCTGTTCTTCTGTGAGTGCTGCGATGCCAAGACCCCAGCCTCCGAGGTAGGGCCTGGGGCCCGGCTGCTTCTCCCCGGCCCTGGGGTAGCCCCTGAGCTGGACCAGACCCTCAGGGGGCCTGAGAGGAGCCAGGGGCCGAGTGGCCTTAGGGTCCCTGAGCTGGGAGCCTGAGGATGGGCAGGGGTGTGGCAGGGGTGGCTGGGGTCGGCCTGGGAGCAGCTTCCTGCAGTGACACCCCTTAGCCAGTACATGGGGAGCTGGGAAGGGGGTCCGGCAGGGATTGGCGGCTTTAATCAGCAAATACTGAAACCCAGAGGGGCTCCAGGGCCTGGGGTCAGGTAGAGGCGGGCCCCTCTGTGTCCCCAAAGCCGCTCACAGGCCCGGGCACCCCGGGATCCTCAACAttggggaagggggcaggagTGAGGAGGCCATGGGGGGGTAGGGTTCCATCCAAGCCTCCAGGGCCTGTGTTGccgccccaggagccccaggggGTCCTGTGCACTGAGGCTGTAGGGCAGTGTACATGGACCCAGGAGAGGACAGTCATACCCCCAGAGTGCATCGGCTGGCCATGGTATGATAATGCCATGTAACAGACAGGCACCAAATTGCAGTGGCTCTCAGCATCAGGGTGGCTGGGACCCTGTTGTTCTGAGAAGGACTGAGCCAAGTTGAGCAGTCGAGCCAGACTCATCTGGCAATGCTGTGGCCTCTGGCCAATGATCTAGACTCGCCGTGCCTCGGTTTGCTCTGCTGTAGAATGGAGCCTTAACAGCCCCTGCCTCCCGGGGCTCTGTGGCCGGAGAGGGGGCAGCTGGGAAGCACTGCGTGGAGCCGGTGCTCGGGCGCACATGGAAGGGGTGGCTGCAGCATCACAGTGGGGGTGCCCGCCTGTCCCCTTGTGACCATGCCTGTccacctccccccgcccctgccctgggcACAAAGGGCATCTCCCCTGCCTTGGACTCCAGCCTCGCTCTTGTTCCCGACACGGGGCCCCTGGGGCCACCTCGCTGAGGGCTCTCTCCTCGGCCTGCCGACTCCCACGCGTCTCGCTCCTGCCCTGGCCTCTTTGGTCCGAGAAGGGTTCTGCTCCTGGCTGTGGCCTGTCCAGTGCCCTGGCCTGTGGCTTTGTGCCACGCTGCCCCGAGTCCTGTCTGAGGCACCTGTTCCTCCACGGTAGCTGGGGCGCTGGGGGCCACAGCCTTGGCCAGGTTCCCTCGCCCGTGGgtcttgttcttctctttctcctcagtGCTGGAGGCTGTTTCTTTTCTGTAACGGGCGCTCACTTCCATTCTCTGCTCGGGCTCCGTCCTGGCTGCTCTCTCCCTGCTCTGCTCCACCTGGACTGTTTACTGCTCTTGCAGAGCACCTCTGCCTCCCCGGGGCTGGCTGGTCTTCCCCGAAGGCGGTGCCTCTCGGTCCTCGGGTGAACGTGCTCCTGGTGGTGGCGTTGGCCTTGGGCCCAGCTGGAGGGCGGCCAGAGGGTCCATCGCAGGGGCAGAACCCCGACCCCCAGCCTCTTCGTTGGCCCGGACAGGGCAGGCGGCCAGGCGGGTGGACGGAGGAGGGTCCTGAGCCGCCGGCCTGGGCCCTGGCCCGTGGGGTGCCCCCCTGACCCGCCTCGCCCGCTAGGAGCAGCGCTTCCTGCGGCTCCCCAAGATCCTGGTGCTGCAAGTCAGCGAGTTCACCTTCAAAAAGGGAAAGTTCCACAAAGCCCAGGCGACCACCAACGTCTCCCACGTGCTGGAACTGCAGACCGCGCCCCGGGCGCCTGCTGCGCCCCACTCTTCAGGTTCTAGGGGAGCCACAGTCACCCCAGCCCCGGTGAGTGTCAGCGCTAGAGGGGAGCCCAGGACAAACCTTCCTTTGGCACAACAACAGTGTTTCAGGCAGCGTGCCCCCCACCACCTTTCCTTCAGTGAACAGCTGCCGACCAGGGCCAAGCCAGCGCAGGCCCAGAGAGAGGGGGCGGGGGCCACAGGCCCCACAGGATGGGGGCCACTTGGGGGGTAGAAACCCCACAGGACAGGTGGGGGGGTATGGGGGAGAGCAGGTACCACATGACTGGGGGGTAGGTTGGGAGAGGCCCCCAGGACAGGTGGGGGACATGGGGGGGACAGGCCCCAGGAGAGGCGGGGGTCGGGGGCAGGCACAGTCCTGGCTCCTGGAGACCCCACAGCTAAAGTGGGATTAGAGGTGACCAGGGGCCTGGCAGGACCCCTCCTCAGGTGGCCTGTGGCTCCACAGAGCCCCCTGTCCTCCCCTCACCCGTGGACCGCTGGGGCTCGCCCTGTGTCCGTCCTCCTCCTACTGTCGTGACGCTGGCGGGGGCAGGACGGGTGGCGCTGGCCGATGCCCACCACGGCCACAGCCCGCAGGGCCCCCGTTGTCCTGGAACATGGAGGCACCCACGAGCCCCCGCACCCCGTCTCCCCGCAGGAGCGGAAGCGCTACCATCTCTACGCCGTGTGCAGCCACCGGGGGGACTTCAGTGGGGGCCACTACACGGCCCTCGTCcagccccccggccaggagcAGTGGTTTCACTTCGATCACCAGCGAGTGGACCGTGTGAGTGCCCCCACCACATGGCCCTGGGCTGTGAGAGAGGACAGCTGTGGGAGGGGACGGCAGGTGCCGGGGGTCAGGGCAGGTCACAGTCAGGGCCAGGCACAGGGGAGAGGACAGAGGTCAGGGCCTAGGTCCAGGGAAAAGTTCAGAGGTCAGGCCCGGAACCGCCTGGCGGGGGAGCCTCTGAAGGAGGCAGAAGGCGCAGGGGCCACGTGCAGGGCAGGTGGCAGGTGGGCGAGTGGCCTGAAGGCCGTGTCCTCACTGCCCCTCTCTTCCTAGGTGGGGTCTTTCCCGCAGCAGTTCACACACAGGTACGGCTGCAGGAGCtcctgggcagggggcggggccctCCGGGAGGCTGGGGGACCCTGGAGGGTGAAGGGGcggtggggtgggcggggggcacCAGGCTGACGTCCTGCCCACAGGTCCGGGCTCCCGTACCTGCTGATGTACCGCTGTCAGGACAGCAGGGACAGGTGCGTGTCGGGTCTGGGCTCTGGGGGTCAGTgtttgggggcagggggcaggccaCACGTGACCGTCACGGTGGCCTTGGCTCCCGTCCCTCCAGGGCATGGCTTCAGAGAAcgcagggagggggagggtgcCCCCGGGACCCAGGAGGACTGGCAGCAGGTGGCCTGAGGGTCCCTGGATAGCAGCCAGGCCGGGGAGGGGCAGTGCTGTCCCACAGGTCAGGGCGGTGGGCCTGGGGATGAGGGGGACCCAGGAGGCCTCTGCCTGGCCACACACCCCTGGGCTGTGGTTTCTAGAATGCTCTAAAGCAGGGGATGAAGGGATGGAGTCGAGCAGCCGGTCCTCTCCCCTCGCCTGCTTTTACTAAAGCCCCCCCTGCTGCATGGGCACGCGGAGTGAGGAGTGGGCCTGGGCCCTGCGGGGTGAGGTGGGAGGGGCAGGAGAATGCCTGTCCATTCCCTGGGTGGCCCCGGAGGCTGGCCCCGCAGTCGCTGCCCTGCAGGAGGGGGCAGGCCACCTGGGCCCAGGGGAAGGTTGGATACGGGGAGGGGCTGGATATGGGGAGGGGCTGGATTTGGGGAGGGGCTGGCCAGTATGGGTGCTGAGCTGCTCGTTCTCTCTGGCTCAGGCCAGCAGTCAAGGCTGACGTGGAACACCTGTGGAGGGCTAAAGCCGAGGACCGAGATGCAGACGGGCTGTAGGAGACGCGGGGCGCGTGGCCAGCAACTGAGCCTGTGCAGGGCCCTGCTCAGCTGCTTGGCGCCCGAGGACCctggcctgccctgcccagctctGGGCCGGGGGCGCCCCACGAGGCCTGGTAAGTGCCCGGGCCCCGTGCTCCTCAGCGGGGTCCGCCAGAGGCCCCCGCTCCTCGTCCTCCTCACCCCAGCGCGTCCCGGCCCTGCATCATGGCCCctctgttgagaaataaaaagcataaccttgcagaaaatttTCTAATaagtcactcctgccccttgATTCTATAAAGCAGCCCATGTGCACATGACCTTGCAGGAGACTATCAAACGAACCTCTCTTGCCCCCCACTTCTGTACTCTAGGGGACCCGCCTGCCACCCCATACTGTGAATCAGCCTGCCCGCGAGCGCATgtccttgcacctgccttctgcttctgtaaccccacttgcaaaacgTCACCTAGCAACGCTCTAGCCAGTGAGCGAGAGCCACGCTAGTCCTGCATAGAATCCTGTGTAAACCTATGAGAACTGAGAAACGGGGCTCAGGATTTGGAGAcagactctcctccaggcctgcgtgtaataaatctgttcctctgcctctccaagCCCGTTTGGGTTTCTCTGCCACTCAGATCCCCTGGCTTGGCTGCAACACGTCCACCGCAGGGGACACACCAGGGACAGGCCTGTCCTGCCCCATGCAGCTTCACCTTTGGGGGGCTCTCTGCTGAACAGGACCAGGACGGGGTCCTATGAAGACCACCGTCCTGCAGGCTGGGGCGCCCGTGGCCCTTGGCCTCACTCACGCTCAGAGCCCAGCAGCAGGCGCCTGCAACGGCCCTGGCCAggacccctgcctgcccccctcaGCTCCCCTTCACTCTCCCCTGCAGGAAAGGAGCCCTGAGGCCAGGGAGCCGGCGCCCCACAATGAGCCTCTCTAAGGGGGAGGAGGCCGAGCCCCCACTCAAGTTTGTGAAGAGCAAAGACGAGATAACAGGTAGCACCTggccggggcagggaggggccagTGGGGCTCTTTGGAGCCAGGTCCTGGCGCTCCAGGAGGTCCAAGCCCCTCCAGTCACAGGAGGTTCCCGTGGGGAGGGACGGGCTGCTGAGAACTCCTGGTGGTCACTGCAGACTTTCCAGAACTTGACCAGAGCAGGCCAAGGGGCAGGcggagctggggtggggtggaaggtcGGGTTCCCGaggtgggggctggaggggcgGCCCTGTAGAGCCCCCTGTGTTTCATCCGCATGTGGGGAGGGTCCCTCCAGGAGAGCCTGGTGCCCTCTGGGGGCTGATGACAACCTGGGGGACCCACCTTGGCAGTGCCCCCTGCCGCCCACCTGCAGCTCAGAGCAGGGTGTCCGCACCTGAGCCCTGTCCCCGCTTCCCCCACCTGCTCCTGCTCTGGAGGGtccagacatggcagaggcccctccttccccaaacccagctgcgGAGCCGGAGCCCCCCTGGCCGGAGCCCACACTGTGACTGTGCCACCAACACCCAGGGCTCAGCTCGGCCCCCCAGGGCCCGTCCTGCTGCCCCTCCTGTCCCCGCCCCTTTGTCCCCCTCCAGACCCCGGAGCAGCTGCCTCACCCTGCCATGCCTCTGCCCTGTCCCCAGGCCAGGAGGGTCCCCCGACCCCCTACAGGCACGCCTGAGCTGACCACTTGGGCCCAACTGCTCCCCCTCACATGTTGTACCCCAGGAACGCAGCCCCAGGAAACCGCCTGAGCTCTGCACCCTCCCAGCCTCAGCTCAGGCCCCGGCGCCCCTGACCAGGCCTGGTGAGGCCCTGCCTGGGCCCCCAGCCAGCGGCCCTGGCTCAGTCCACCCTTGACCTTGTAGGGCACTGACTGGGGTCCAGGGTCAGGACCTGGGAAACAAGCACAAGACTCATCCTGTGCCCAGTACTTGACCAGGCAGGATCCCGGGAGGTTGTGCCAaggagggaggggcagagggcacCGGGGCAGCCCCCCGGGCATGGCCTCAGGAGGGGCTTCGTTCACACGCGGAACCTACTGCGGTGACCCCAGTGGGCGAGGACAGCTTTCTGCGTGTCCTGGGGCAACAGCTGCAGCTGGAGGCCTCCGGTATGTCCCACGGGGCCATGTTTGGACTCCTGAGGCTGGGGGAGAGAGGCGGGTGTGGCCTCTGTGCCCAGCTCAGCCCCAAGGCCGCATGTCCTGAGGGAGCCCCAGACCCAGCGCAGCCCGGCCGTGGGCACCCGATCCTGCCCCACCTTGAGCCCCCTCCTCCTACAGGGGACGAGTATGACGGGACCCAGAGGGTGCGGATGAGCTGTGGGCACGCTGTGGACCCCGGGAGCCTGACAGCCTGGTGCCGCAGCCTCATCGACCAGGTAGGGGGGCATCTCTAGACAGGGGGGACCAGGTGACCAGGCTGCAGGGGTTGCAGCCAGTCCCAGCCTTCATGCTGGACAGAGCCCATAATGCGCCCGTGCCTTGCCCCCTTCAGGGCTGCGTCAGTCTCTGCTGCCCTGCTGACGTCAACGgggctgcggcggcttgctcggtcggtagaggtggggtctggctgcggacgaggggtcggtcccgcttgggacggggggtcggtcccacctgggacgagggatcggtccggcagcagacgagggatcggtctcacaaggggttgcgcggttcggctgaaggggtcgcccggcgaagccggcgacgaaggggtcgcccggagaagcaggcgacgaactgggg
The nucleotide sequence above comes from Dasypus novemcinctus isolate mDasNov1 chromosome 7, mDasNov1.1.hap2, whole genome shotgun sequence. Encoded proteins:
- the LOC101441964 gene encoding ubiquitin carboxyl-terminal hydrolase 48-like isoform X1 encodes the protein MGRLRGSQDGGAGARPPDGAHPFWAWWAWLWHFLAWLRTWVWWALELSVRQLDFGTPVDEFEDLLPGAAPPGGPSRGRPPFVGLINHGLTCYLNALLQCLFVTPEFRDRVQEAPRSSQLQQALEQIFGDLEAPRSSQLQQIQEQMFGGLEALRSSQLQQALEQIFRGLEARCCPVETRALTACLGLGYGQQDVGEVFLLLLDKLGRGDLQELFQSEVEKVVRCTRCGSEDHIPPGGRTLLLCMASLACLCGLDGDGQAPRELRREPAGRTQDTGALSGPHIQHFDEDDNLFFCECCDAKTPASEEQRFLRLPKILVLQVSEFTFKKGKFHKAQATTNVSHVLELQTAPRAPAAPHSSGSRGATVTPAPERKRYHLYAVCSHRGDFSGGHYTALVQPPGQEQWFHFDHQRVDRVGSFPQQFTHRSGLPYLLMYRCQDSRDRPAVKADVEHLWRAKAEDRDADGL
- the LOC101441964 gene encoding ubiquitin carboxyl-terminal hydrolase 2-like isoform X2 yields the protein MGRLRGSQDGGAGARPPDGAHPFWAWWAWLWHFLAWLRTWVWWALELSVRQLDFGTPVDEFEDLLPGAAPPGPSRGRPPFVGLINHGLTCYLNALLQCLFVTPEFRDRVQEAPRSSQLQQALEQIFGDLEAPRSSQLQQIQEQMFGGLEALRSSQLQQALEQIFRGLEARCCPVETRALTACLGLGYGQQDVGEVFLLLLDKLGRGDLQELFQSEVEKVVRCTRCGSEDHIPPGGRTLLLCMASLACLCGLDGDGQAPRELRREPAGRTQDTGALSGPHIQHFDEDDNLFFCECCDAKTPASEEQRFLRLPKILVLQVSEFTFKKGKFHKAQATTNVSHVLELQTAPRAPAAPHSSGSRGATVTPAPERKRYHLYAVCSHRGDFSGGHYTALVQPPGQEQWFHFDHQRVDRVGSFPQQFTHRSGLPYLLMYRCQDSRDRPAVKADVEHLWRAKAEDRDADGL
- the LOC101441964 gene encoding ubiquitin carboxyl-terminal hydrolase 48-like isoform X5, with the translated sequence MGRLRGSQDGGAGARPPDGAHPFWAWWAWLWHFLAWLRTWVWWALELSVRQLDFGTPVDEFEDLLPGAAPPGGPSRGRPPFVGLINHGLTCYLNALLQCLFVTPEFRDRVQEAPRSSQLQQALEQIFGDLEAPRSSQLQQIQEQMFGGLEALRSSQLQQALEQIFRGLEARCCPVETRALTACLGLGYGQQDVGEVFLLLLDKLGRGDLQELFQSEVEKVVRCTRCGSEDHIPPGGRTLLLCMASLACLCGLDGDGQAPRELRREPAGRTQDTGALSGPHIQHFDEDDNLFFCECCDAKTPASEEQRFLRLPKILVLQVSEFTFKKGKFHKAQATTNVSHVLELQTAPRAPAAPHSSGAEALPSLRRVQPPGGLQWGPLHGPRPAPRPGAVVSLRSPASGPCPGSRTC
- the LOC101441964 gene encoding ubiquitin carboxyl-terminal hydrolase 48-like isoform X3, whose amino-acid sequence is MGRLRGSQDGGAGARPPDGAHPFWAWWAWLWHFLAWLRTWVWWALELSVRQLDFGTPVDEFEDLLPGAAPPGGPSRGRPPFVGLINHGLTCYLNALLQCLFVTPEFRDRVQEAPRSSQLQQALEQIFGDLEAPRSSQLQQIQEQMFGGLEALRSSQLQQALEQIFRGLEARCCPVETRALTACLGLGYGQQDVGEVFLLLLDKLGRGDLQELFQSEVEKVVRCTRCGSEDHIPPGGRTLLLCMASLACLCGLDGDGQAPRELRREPAGRTQDTGALSGPHIQHFDEDDNLFFCECCDAKTPASEEQRFLRLPKILVLQVSEFTFKKGKFHKAQATTNVSHVLELQTAPRAPAAPHSSGAEALPSLRRVQPPGGLQWGPLHGPRPAPRPGAVVSLRSPASGPCGVFPAAVHTQVRAPVPADVPLSGQQGQASSQG
- the LOC101441964 gene encoding ubiquitin carboxyl-terminal hydrolase 48-like isoform X4; this encodes MGRLRGSQDGGAGARPPDGAHPFWAWWAWLWHFLAWLRTWVWWALELSVRQLDFGTPVDEFEDLLPGAAPPGGPSRGRPPFVGLINHGLTCYLNALLQCLFVTPEFRDRVQEAPRSSQLQQALEQIFGDLEAPRSSQLQQIQEQMFGGLEALRSSQLQQALEQIFRGLEARCCPVETRALTACLGLGYGQQDVGEVFLLLLDKLGRGDLQELFQSEVEKVVRCTRCGSEDHIPPGGRTLLLCMASLACLCGLDGDGQAPRELRREPAGRTQDTGALSGPHIQHFDEDDNLFFCECCDAKTPASEEQRFLRLPKILVLQVSEFTFKKGKFHKAQATTNVSHVLELQTAPRAPAAPHSSGSRGATVTPAPERKRYHLYAVCSHRGDFSGGHYTALVQPPGQEQWFHFDHQRVDRVRAPVPADVPLSGQQGQASSQG